Proteins encoded by one window of Desulfobaccales bacterium:
- a CDS encoding TIGR03960 family B12-binding radical SAM protein, whose protein sequence is MPEKPYLSRVQRPSRYLGREVNVILKDPREVSLRVALLFPDLYEVGMSHLGLGILYDVLNRQPEIWCERAFAPAPDLEAELTRRGEPLGTLESGEPLRHFPLVGVSLQYELCYTNVLTLLHLGGIPLLAAERGPHDPVVVGGGPAAFNPEPLAPFFDAFLLGDGEEAVLELAKTVAAWRQARGSREELWRALEEISGVYVPAFFAPAWDEAGRLREMVPRGRRERIFRRLLDDLNRIPLSPTVLVPTCPIVHDRLSVEIVRGCSRGCRYCQAGIIYRPVRERDPEAVNTWVEAALAATGFEEVSLLALSPGDYAPLPWLLARLMDRLEGAKVSLSLPSLRADTLGPELTCQIKRVRRTGLTIAPEAGSERLRQVVNKNLSEEAILTSAREVFRQGWRLLKLYFMVGLPTETSADREELTRLVQAIRETAPEARPELHVSLSTFIPKAHTPFQWERQLGLTESRAVLAEVKERLRRRQVQVKWNSAAQSWLEGVFSRGDRRLADVLLAAWRRGCRLDAWSEHLRLDPWREAFREAGVDPEEYLRERHPGELLPWAHLDSGVTQEFLLVERERAYSGLATPDCRQAGCQDCGACEDPCRDLKLYPAPAATPEVASRPAPELHRTPPPVLYRLSYAKLGPARWLSHLELINAIYRALRRAALPLAFTGGYHPLPKVAFHGALPVGVESLCECLDVALTRPLPPEALVERLNSVLPEGLKALTAARLAPGAKAPEIAAASFEVESPLPVFAAEKAAAFLAQESVPFVKRRPGGPLREVDVRPLVATLTVPDPYHLQLTVRTPAKDNLKITEILASVFGLSADELAEVRLVKTRALPAAGPPERVTEARAGGLRAAGGRKRR, encoded by the coding sequence ATGCCCGAAAAACCGTATCTCAGCCGGGTTCAGCGTCCCAGCCGCTACCTGGGCCGGGAAGTGAATGTCATCCTCAAGGACCCCCGGGAGGTGAGCCTGAGGGTGGCCCTCCTGTTCCCCGACCTCTATGAGGTGGGGATGTCCCATCTGGGCCTGGGGATTCTGTATGACGTCCTCAACCGCCAGCCGGAGATCTGGTGCGAGCGGGCCTTTGCCCCGGCCCCGGACCTGGAGGCGGAGCTCACCCGCCGGGGCGAGCCCTTGGGCACCCTGGAATCCGGCGAGCCTCTGCGTCATTTCCCCCTGGTGGGGGTGAGCCTGCAGTATGAGCTCTGCTACACCAACGTGCTCACCCTGCTTCACCTGGGGGGGATCCCGCTGCTGGCGGCCGAGCGGGGCCCCCACGACCCGGTGGTGGTGGGAGGCGGCCCGGCGGCCTTCAATCCGGAGCCCCTTGCGCCTTTCTTTGACGCCTTTCTCCTCGGGGACGGGGAGGAGGCCGTCCTGGAGCTGGCTAAGACCGTGGCCGCCTGGCGGCAGGCCCGCGGCAGCCGGGAGGAACTGTGGCGGGCCCTGGAGGAGATCTCCGGCGTCTATGTGCCGGCCTTCTTTGCCCCCGCCTGGGATGAGGCAGGGCGCCTCCGGGAGATGGTGCCTCGGGGCCGGCGGGAAAGAATCTTCCGGCGCCTCCTGGATGACCTGAACCGCATCCCCCTTTCGCCCACGGTGCTGGTGCCCACCTGCCCCATCGTCCACGACCGCTTGAGCGTGGAGATCGTCCGGGGCTGCAGCCGGGGCTGCCGTTACTGCCAGGCGGGGATCATTTACCGGCCGGTGCGGGAGCGGGACCCGGAGGCGGTGAACACCTGGGTGGAGGCGGCCCTGGCCGCCACCGGCTTTGAGGAAGTATCGCTTTTGGCCTTGAGCCCCGGCGATTATGCCCCTCTGCCCTGGCTGCTGGCCCGGCTCATGGACCGCCTGGAGGGGGCCAAAGTCTCCCTGTCTTTGCCGTCTCTGCGGGCCGATACCCTGGGGCCCGAGCTCACCTGCCAGATCAAGCGGGTGAGGCGCACCGGCCTCACCATCGCCCCGGAGGCGGGAAGCGAGCGCCTCAGGCAGGTAGTGAACAAGAACTTGAGCGAGGAGGCCATCCTCACTTCGGCCCGGGAGGTCTTCCGCCAAGGCTGGCGCTTGCTCAAGCTCTATTTCATGGTGGGCCTGCCCACGGAGACCTCGGCCGACCGGGAGGAATTGACCCGTCTGGTGCAGGCCATTCGGGAGACCGCGCCCGAGGCCCGGCCGGAGCTGCACGTCAGCCTCTCCACCTTCATTCCCAAGGCCCACACGCCCTTTCAGTGGGAGCGCCAGCTCGGCCTCACCGAGAGCCGGGCGGTGCTGGCCGAGGTCAAGGAGCGCCTGCGGCGGCGCCAGGTCCAGGTAAAATGGAATTCCGCCGCCCAGAGCTGGCTGGAGGGGGTCTTCTCCCGGGGGGACCGCCGCCTGGCAGACGTGCTTCTGGCCGCCTGGCGCCGGGGCTGCCGCCTGGATGCCTGGAGCGAGCACCTGCGCCTGGACCCTTGGCGGGAGGCCTTTCGGGAGGCGGGGGTGGACCCGGAGGAGTATCTGCGGGAGCGGCACCCCGGAGAACTCCTCCCCTGGGCCCACCTGGACAGCGGCGTCACACAGGAGTTTCTCCTGGTCGAGCGGGAGCGGGCGTATAGCGGCTTGGCCACCCCCGATTGCCGTCAGGCCGGCTGCCAGGATTGCGGCGCCTGCGAGGACCCCTGCCGGGACCTGAAGCTCTATCCGGCCCCGGCAGCCACGCCGGAGGTGGCTTCCCGGCCGGCGCCGGAGCTCCATCGGACGCCCCCGCCGGTGCTCTATCGGCTGAGCTACGCCAAGCTGGGCCCGGCCCGCTGGCTCAGCCATCTAGAGCTCATCAATGCCATTTACCGGGCTCTCCGGCGGGCGGCCCTGCCTTTGGCCTTTACCGGGGGGTATCATCCCCTCCCCAAGGTGGCCTTCCACGGCGCCCTGCCGGTGGGGGTGGAAAGCCTCTGTGAATGCCTGGATGTGGCCCTGACCCGGCCCTTGCCCCCGGAGGCCCTGGTGGAGCGGCTCAACAGCGTGCTCCCCGAGGGGCTGAAAGCGCTCACCGCGGCGCGCCTCGCGCCCGGGGCCAAGGCCCCGGAGATCGCGGCGGCAAGCTTTGAGGTGGAAAGCCCGCTCCCGGTCTTTGCTGCCGAGAAGGCTGCGGCTTTCCTGGCCCAGGAGTCGGTCCCCTTTGTAAAGCGGCGGCCCGGCGGGCCCCTCCGGGAGGTGGATGTCCGGCCACTGGTGGCCACCTTGACAGTACCGGACCCCTATCACCTCCAGCTCACCGTGCGGACCCCGGCCAAGGATAATCTCAAAATCACCGAAATCCTCGCTTCGGTCTTCGGGTTGTCCGCCGACGAGCTGGCGGAGGTGAGGCTTGTGAAGACCCGGGCGCTCCCGGCGGCGGGTCCGCCGGAGCGAGTCACTGAGGCCAGGGCCGGCGGCCTCCGGGCCGCAGGCGGCCGGAAGCGTCGCTAG
- the hisA gene encoding 1-(5-phosphoribosyl)-5-[(5-phosphoribosylamino)methylideneamino]imidazole-4-carboxamide isomerase, producing the protein MIIFPAIDIKGGRCVRLKQGRADQETVYGDDPAAMGERWQAAGAAWLHVVDLDGAFSSRPQNLEAIKRLRRAVTIPIQLGGGIRTLEVMEEYFALGIDRLILGTAVLKDPELTARALATFPGRIAVGLDARDGRLAVEGWTETTEATAVAVAQALAPLKPAALIYTDIARDGVKTGPNLAATQALAQAVDLPVIASGGVSSLKDILDLKALEPYGVIGVITGRALYDGLLDLTEAIRVAAG; encoded by the coding sequence ATGATTATTTTTCCGGCCATTGACATCAAAGGCGGGCGCTGTGTACGCCTGAAGCAGGGGCGGGCGGACCAGGAGACGGTGTACGGGGACGACCCGGCGGCCATGGGAGAGCGGTGGCAGGCGGCCGGAGCCGCCTGGCTGCACGTGGTGGACCTGGACGGCGCCTTCAGCTCCCGGCCTCAGAACCTGGAGGCCATCAAGCGCCTGCGCCGGGCGGTGACCATCCCCATCCAGTTGGGGGGCGGCATCCGCACCCTGGAGGTGATGGAGGAGTATTTCGCCTTGGGGATTGACCGCCTGATTCTGGGCACCGCGGTGCTCAAAGACCCGGAGCTGACGGCCCGGGCGCTTGCCACCTTCCCCGGCCGCATCGCCGTGGGGCTGGACGCCCGGGACGGCCGCCTGGCGGTGGAGGGCTGGACCGAGACCACCGAGGCCACCGCGGTTGCCGTGGCCCAGGCTTTGGCACCCCTGAAACCCGCCGCCCTCATCTACACGGACATCGCCCGGGACGGGGTGAAGACCGGCCCCAATCTGGCGGCTACCCAGGCCCTGGCGCAAGCGGTGGACCTGCCGGTCATCGCCTCCGGAGGGGTGAGCTCCCTTAAGGACATCCTGGACCTCAAGGCCCTGGAGCCCTACGGCGTCATCGGCGTCATCACCGGCCGGGCCCTGTATGACGGCCTCCTGGACCTTACGGAGGCCATCCGCGTCGCCGCCGGCTGA
- a CDS encoding CBS domain-containing protein: protein MSELMIPLEDYPHVPFWFTLKQAMAIIREAAIKFPGTFEPRSVLVFDEKYQLVGVLSLGDLLAGITPPLPELEGEAWENLVRRLEADLTGKWVEEKANTPVSEVMSPITATVAAEDTVARALLLMVKEKLPRLPVMQGSRVVGLIRQSELFQVISDHVLKER from the coding sequence ATGTCGGAGCTGATGATCCCCCTGGAGGATTACCCCCATGTGCCCTTCTGGTTCACCCTGAAACAGGCCATGGCCATCATCCGGGAAGCGGCCATCAAATTCCCGGGGACCTTTGAGCCCCGGTCGGTGTTGGTCTTTGACGAGAAATACCAGCTGGTGGGGGTCCTGTCCCTGGGAGACCTCCTGGCAGGGATTACCCCACCTCTGCCGGAGCTTGAGGGTGAGGCCTGGGAGAACCTGGTGAGGCGACTGGAAGCCGACCTCACCGGGAAGTGGGTGGAAGAGAAGGCCAACACCCCGGTGAGCGAGGTCATGAGCCCCATCACCGCCACCGTGGCCGCCGAGGACACCGTGGCCCGGGCGCTTTTGCTCATGGTCAAGGAAAAGCTCCCCCGCCTGCCGGTGATGCAGGGCTCCCGGGTGGTGGGGCTCATCCGGCAAAGCGAGTTGTTTCAGGTGATTTCCGACCATGTCCTGAAAGAACGCTAA
- a CDS encoding DUF5752 family protein — translation MERAVAFDYDLPAKDPFWFRECFLMTMPLGRKAVNLRELLQALKEVDTEVLHYHLLQSRLAVTQPVVEYPNDFALWAATALQDVKLAEKLSSFDPLEYDDLEQVRQAMVDILEDYLWDLPSVPWARPGFEFHFCMASMVVIRAEIPATTLREFCHAMGKVGLDSVYYHFFEARRRHGSRQVDDFSFWIENNFGLPELVQAIRDIDLYFYTLKEVRDTLLQLILEHLGEICGYPE, via the coding sequence GTGGAACGCGCCGTCGCCTTTGATTACGACCTGCCGGCCAAGGACCCCTTTTGGTTTCGGGAATGCTTCCTCATGACCATGCCCCTGGGGCGCAAGGCGGTGAACTTAAGGGAGCTCCTCCAGGCCCTGAAGGAAGTGGACACCGAGGTGCTCCACTACCACCTCCTGCAATCCCGCCTGGCGGTCACCCAGCCGGTGGTGGAATACCCCAACGACTTCGCCCTCTGGGCCGCCACCGCCCTGCAGGACGTCAAGCTGGCGGAAAAGCTCAGCTCCTTTGACCCCTTGGAATATGACGATTTGGAGCAGGTGCGCCAGGCCATGGTGGACATCCTGGAGGACTACCTGTGGGACCTCCCCAGCGTGCCCTGGGCCCGGCCCGGCTTTGAGTTTCACTTCTGCATGGCCTCCATGGTGGTCATCCGCGCCGAAATCCCGGCCACCACGCTCAGGGAATTCTGCCACGCTATGGGCAAGGTGGGCCTGGACTCGGTTTATTATCATTTCTTCGAAGCCCGCCGCCGCCACGGCAGCCGGCAGGTGGACGACTTTTCCTTCTGGATCGAAAACAATTTCGGGCTCCCGGAGCTGGTGCAGGCCATCCGGGATATCGACCTGTATTTCTATACCCTGAAAGAAGTGCGGGACACGCTCTTGCAACTGATCCTGGAACATCTGGGGGAGATTTGTGGTTACCCTGAATGA
- a CDS encoding glycosyltransferase — MVTLNDYAPIVGPEVIGQLQRLAERLKDRRFVHINSTRTGGGVAEILSRAVPLLNQMGLNTFWEVIQGDPTFFEVTKAFHNALQGHDVRLSPAQLRHYEEVNEENARKFTWEADYVLVHDPQPAWLIKVMRQRARHWIWRCHIDVSRPNLKVWKYLREIVSGYDASVFSMAQFAQNLPHPQYLIRPSIDPLSEKNRELTQEEIDQVLHRLGIERDRPIVLQVSRFDSFKDPVGVIQAFRMVRKHVPCKLVLAGGEATDDPEGPRIFAEVMEAAEGEPDIQVLLLPPDAHHEVNALQRAADIIVQKSTREGFGLTVTEAMWKGKPVIGGAVGGIVLQIRDYHTGFLVHSPEGCAFRIRYLLHRPEMAQRMGRLAREFVRQHFLITRNIRDYLTLLTLAENPGSRTIEL; from the coding sequence GTGGTTACCCTGAATGATTACGCCCCCATCGTGGGCCCAGAGGTCATCGGTCAGCTGCAGCGGCTGGCGGAGCGCCTCAAGGACCGGCGTTTCGTGCATATCAACTCCACCCGCACCGGCGGCGGGGTGGCGGAGATCCTCTCCCGGGCCGTGCCCCTCCTCAACCAGATGGGCCTCAACACCTTCTGGGAGGTGATTCAGGGGGATCCCACCTTCTTTGAGGTCACCAAGGCCTTCCACAATGCCCTGCAAGGGCACGACGTCCGCCTCAGCCCGGCGCAGCTTCGGCACTATGAGGAGGTGAACGAGGAAAACGCCCGCAAATTCACCTGGGAGGCGGACTATGTGCTGGTGCACGACCCCCAGCCGGCCTGGCTCATCAAGGTAATGCGTCAGCGGGCTCGGCATTGGATCTGGCGCTGCCACATCGACGTCTCCCGGCCCAATCTCAAGGTTTGGAAATACTTGCGGGAGATCGTCAGCGGCTATGACGCCTCGGTCTTTTCCATGGCGCAGTTCGCCCAGAACCTGCCGCACCCCCAATACCTCATCCGGCCTTCCATCGACCCCTTGAGCGAAAAGAACCGGGAGCTCACCCAGGAGGAGATCGACCAGGTGCTGCACCGCCTGGGGATCGAGCGGGACCGGCCCATTGTGCTTCAGGTCTCCCGCTTTGACTCCTTCAAGGACCCGGTGGGGGTGATCCAGGCCTTCCGCATGGTGCGCAAGCACGTGCCCTGCAAGCTCGTCCTGGCCGGGGGCGAGGCAACCGACGATCCGGAGGGCCCCCGCATCTTCGCCGAGGTCATGGAGGCGGCAGAAGGGGAGCCGGACATCCAGGTGCTGCTGCTGCCGCCGGACGCCCACCATGAGGTGAACGCCCTGCAACGGGCCGCGGACATCATCGTGCAGAAATCCACCCGGGAGGGCTTCGGCCTCACCGTCACCGAGGCCATGTGGAAGGGCAAGCCGGTCATCGGCGGCGCCGTGGGGGGCATTGTGCTCCAAATCCGGGACTACCACACCGGCTTTCTGGTGCACTCCCCGGAGGGCTGCGCCTTCCGCATCCGCTATCTCCTGCACCGGCCGGAGATGGCCCAGCGCATGGGCCGGCTGGCCCGGGAGTTCGTCCGCCAGCACTTCCTCATCACCCGCAACATCCGGGACTATCTCACTTTGCTCACCCTGGCGGAGAACCCCGGCAGCCGCACCATCGAACTGTAA
- the treZ gene encoding malto-oligosyltrehalose trehalohydrolase, protein MLPAARLGATYLGEGRTRFLVWAPVARQVEVHLVAPRERLLPLAPQEQGYFSGVAEGVAPGARYFYRLNGEREFPDPASRSQPEGVHGPSEVTDPAFPWEDEQWGGLPLEDYVIYELHVGTFTPEGTFEAVIPHLDGLKALGITALELMPVAQFPGTRNWGYDGVYPFAVQDSYGGPEGLKRLVNACHAKGLALILDVVYNHLGPEGNYLWAYGPYFTERYRTPWGPAVNFGGPGSDQVRRFFIENALMWGEEFHVDALRLDALHAIVDLTPRPFVAELAAAVRQARRRWRRHFYLMAESDLNDARLLLPPELGGMGLDAHWNEDFHHALHTLLTGEKGGYYQDYGRLAHLVKAWREGFVYTGQYSPYRQRRHGSSVAQVEPSRLVVFSQNHDQVGNRPQGERLSALVSREALKLAAGVVLLSPFTPLLFMGEEYGETAPFPYFISHGDPELLEAVRRGRREEHAALAAVGELPDPGDPATFAAATLNHALKEEGWHRQMWEYYRELLLLRRELRSRAGLQAGAREVMGYEKEKLLVVQLQGESGQAVMTFHFGDLPLDLFLPWPEGVWRLRLESAAPMWGGPGPQAPGELRSDGRVRLSLRPHSLAVYLGEEG, encoded by the coding sequence GTGCTGCCGGCGGCGCGCCTGGGGGCCACGTATCTGGGGGAGGGGCGCACCCGCTTCCTGGTCTGGGCCCCTGTCGCCCGGCAGGTGGAGGTGCACCTGGTGGCCCCCCGGGAGCGGCTCCTGCCCCTGGCGCCCCAGGAGCAGGGCTATTTCTCCGGGGTGGCGGAAGGGGTGGCGCCCGGCGCCCGCTACTTTTATCGCCTCAACGGCGAACGGGAATTTCCCGATCCTGCCTCCCGCTCGCAGCCGGAGGGGGTGCACGGCCCCTCGGAGGTCACCGACCCCGCCTTCCCCTGGGAGGATGAGCAGTGGGGCGGCCTGCCTCTGGAGGACTATGTCATCTATGAACTGCACGTGGGCACCTTCACCCCGGAGGGCACCTTCGAGGCCGTCATCCCCCATCTGGACGGGCTGAAAGCTTTGGGCATCACCGCCCTGGAGCTCATGCCGGTGGCCCAATTCCCCGGGACCCGCAACTGGGGCTACGACGGGGTCTATCCCTTCGCGGTGCAAGACAGCTACGGCGGCCCGGAGGGTTTGAAACGGCTGGTGAACGCCTGCCATGCGAAGGGCTTGGCGCTGATCCTGGATGTGGTTTACAACCACTTGGGGCCGGAAGGGAATTACCTCTGGGCCTACGGGCCCTACTTCACTGAGCGCTACCGCACCCCCTGGGGCCCGGCCGTGAACTTTGGCGGCCCGGGAAGCGACCAGGTGCGCCGCTTCTTCATCGAGAACGCCCTCATGTGGGGGGAGGAGTTCCATGTGGATGCGCTCAGGCTGGACGCCCTGCACGCCATCGTGGATCTGACCCCCCGGCCGTTTGTGGCGGAGTTGGCGGCGGCGGTGCGCCAGGCCCGGCGGCGCTGGCGGCGGCATTTTTACCTCATGGCGGAAAGCGACCTCAATGATGCCCGCCTGCTCCTCCCCCCGGAGCTGGGGGGGATGGGCCTGGACGCCCACTGGAACGAGGACTTCCACCACGCCCTGCACACCCTCCTCACCGGCGAGAAAGGCGGCTACTACCAGGACTACGGCCGCCTGGCGCACCTGGTGAAGGCCTGGAGGGAGGGGTTTGTCTATACCGGCCAGTATTCGCCTTACCGGCAGCGCCGCCATGGCAGCTCCGTGGCCCAGGTGGAGCCGTCCCGGCTGGTGGTCTTCTCCCAGAACCACGACCAGGTGGGCAACCGCCCCCAGGGCGAGCGCTTAAGCGCCCTGGTCTCCCGGGAGGCCCTGAAGCTGGCCGCCGGGGTGGTGCTCCTTTCCCCCTTCACGCCGCTGTTGTTCATGGGGGAAGAGTACGGCGAAACCGCACCTTTTCCGTATTTCATCAGCCACGGGGACCCGGAGCTCCTGGAGGCGGTGCGCCGGGGCCGCCGGGAGGAGCACGCCGCCCTGGCAGCAGTCGGGGAGCTCCCCGATCCGGGGGACCCGGCCACCTTTGCCGCCGCCACCCTCAATCATGCCTTGAAAGAAGAAGGCTGGCACCGGCAGATGTGGGAGTATTATCGGGAGCTTTTGCTTCTGCGCCGGGAATTGCGCTCCCGGGCCGGGCTCCAGGCGGGCGCCCGGGAGGTTATGGGCTACGAAAAGGAAAAGCTCCTGGTGGTGCAGCTTCAGGGCGAATCAGGGCAGGCGGTGATGACTTTCCATTTCGGCGATCTTCCCCTGGACCTCTTCCTGCCCTGGCCGGAGGGGGTGTGGCGCCTGCGCCTGGAGTCCGCCGCCCCCATGTGGGGCGGGCCGGGCCCCCAGGCCCCGGGGGAGCTCCGCAGCGACGGCCGGGTGCGCTTGAGCCTCCGGCCCCACTCCTTGGCGGTGTATCTGGGGGAGGAGGGCTGA
- a CDS encoding DUF3536 domain-containing protein, with protein sequence MERYICIHGHFYQPPRENPWLEDVELEDSAYPYHDWNERVAAECYAPNTVSRILDGEGRIVRLPNNYASISFNFGPTLLAWMAAKAPEIYEAILEADRLSQRRFSGHGSALAQAYNHIILPLATPRDKYTQILWGIRDFEQRFGRRPEGLWLPETAVDLETLDIMAELGLSFTILAPHQAAKVRPPGQESWHEVNGGRIDPTMAYRVRLPSGRSLALFFYDGPISRAVAFENLLSRGEDLAARLLGAFSEDRPWPQLVHIATDGETYGHHHHHGDMALAYALNYLEAQEGVRLTNYGEYLERHPPTWEVEIIENTSWSCSHGVERWWRDCGCSDGGPPHWRQDWRTPLREALDWLRDTLAPRFETAAGRLLHDPWAARNDYIRVILDRSPETLAEFLSAHARRELSPEETQIVLKLLEMQRHALLIYTSCGWFFAELSGLETVQVLKYAGRVVQLAQELFGDELEAAFLKRLAAAKSNLPEHGDARRLYEKFVRPAMLDLLKVGAHYAVSSLFEDYQPRNRIFCYTVAQEDHRVSEVGKAKLALGRIEVTSEITLESLKVSYAVLHFGDHNLCGGVRPFQGEEAYGRLVWEITEAFSWADFPETIRRIDRHFGESTYSLRSLFRDEQRKILEQILAVSLQEIWDLYSRVFAHQVPLMRFHKELGVPLPRPLQVTAELILNYQLTKAFQAPRLDLENIRALMAEARRLDVPLEGRRLEYAVRRAAERLMQTWSQAPDDLEVCRDLLEVVRLLPELSFEVNLWRVQNLWYELAGSVYPERQRRAQAGDPQALRWTELFLDLGRELGFSQAALAHLAAEAP encoded by the coding sequence ATGGAGCGCTACATCTGCATCCATGGGCATTTTTATCAGCCGCCCCGGGAGAATCCCTGGCTGGAGGACGTGGAGCTGGAGGATTCCGCCTACCCCTACCACGACTGGAACGAGCGGGTGGCGGCGGAGTGCTACGCCCCCAACACCGTCTCCCGCATTCTGGACGGCGAAGGCCGCATCGTGCGCCTGCCCAACAATTACGCCTCCATCAGCTTCAATTTCGGCCCCACCCTGCTGGCCTGGATGGCCGCCAAGGCCCCGGAGATCTATGAGGCCATCCTGGAAGCGGACCGGCTCAGCCAGCGGCGCTTTTCCGGCCACGGCTCGGCTCTGGCCCAGGCCTACAACCACATCATCCTGCCCCTGGCTACGCCCCGGGACAAATACACCCAGATCCTCTGGGGCATCCGGGACTTTGAGCAGCGCTTCGGCCGCCGGCCAGAAGGCCTGTGGCTGCCGGAGACCGCAGTGGACCTGGAGACCCTGGACATCATGGCGGAGCTGGGGCTGAGCTTCACCATCCTGGCCCCCCACCAGGCGGCCAAGGTCCGGCCTCCGGGGCAGGAGTCCTGGCACGAGGTCAACGGCGGCCGCATTGACCCCACCATGGCCTACCGGGTGCGGTTGCCCTCGGGTCGCAGTCTCGCCCTCTTCTTTTACGACGGCCCCATCTCCCGGGCAGTGGCCTTTGAGAATTTGCTCAGCCGGGGGGAGGACCTGGCGGCGCGGCTGTTGGGAGCCTTCTCCGAAGACCGCCCCTGGCCCCAGCTGGTGCACATCGCCACCGACGGGGAAACCTACGGCCACCACCATCACCACGGGGACATGGCCCTGGCCTACGCCCTCAATTACCTGGAGGCCCAGGAGGGGGTGCGCCTCACCAACTACGGGGAGTATCTGGAGCGCCACCCCCCCACCTGGGAGGTGGAGATCATTGAAAACACTTCCTGGAGCTGCAGTCACGGGGTGGAACGCTGGTGGCGGGATTGCGGCTGCAGTGACGGCGGCCCGCCCCACTGGCGCCAGGACTGGCGCACCCCCTTGCGGGAGGCTCTCGACTGGCTCCGGGACACCCTGGCCCCCCGCTTTGAGACCGCGGCCGGGCGTCTGCTCCATGACCCCTGGGCCGCCCGCAACGACTATATCCGGGTCATCCTGGACCGCAGCCCCGAAACCCTGGCGGAATTTCTGTCGGCCCACGCCCGCCGGGAGCTCTCACCCGAGGAGACCCAGATCGTCCTCAAACTCCTGGAGATGCAGCGCCATGCCCTGCTCATTTACACCAGCTGCGGCTGGTTCTTTGCCGAGCTCTCGGGCCTGGAGACGGTGCAGGTGCTCAAATACGCCGGCCGGGTGGTGCAGCTGGCCCAGGAGCTCTTCGGCGATGAACTGGAAGCGGCCTTTCTCAAGCGCCTGGCCGCGGCCAAAAGCAACCTGCCGGAACACGGGGACGCCCGCCGCCTCTATGAAAAATTCGTGCGCCCGGCCATGCTGGACCTCCTCAAGGTGGGGGCCCATTATGCGGTGAGCTCCCTGTTTGAGGACTACCAGCCCCGGAACCGCATCTTTTGCTACACCGTGGCCCAGGAGGACCATCGGGTCTCCGAGGTGGGCAAGGCCAAGCTCGCCCTGGGCCGCATCGAGGTGACCTCGGAGATCACCCTGGAGTCGCTGAAGGTGAGTTACGCGGTGCTGCACTTCGGCGATCACAATCTCTGCGGCGGAGTCCGGCCTTTCCAGGGGGAAGAGGCCTACGGCCGCCTGGTGTGGGAGATCACCGAGGCCTTTTCCTGGGCGGATTTCCCGGAGACCATCCGCCGCATCGACCGCCATTTTGGCGAATCCACCTATTCCCTCCGGTCCCTGTTCCGGGATGAGCAACGCAAGATCCTGGAGCAGATCCTGGCGGTGAGCCTCCAGGAAATCTGGGACCTGTACAGCCGGGTCTTTGCCCACCAGGTCCCCCTCATGCGCTTCCATAAGGAGCTGGGGGTGCCGCTCCCCCGTCCTTTGCAGGTCACGGCCGAGCTCATTTTGAACTACCAGCTCACCAAAGCCTTTCAGGCACCCCGGCTGGACCTGGAAAATATCCGGGCCCTGATGGCGGAGGCCAGGCGCCTGGACGTGCCCTTGGAGGGCCGGCGTCTGGAATACGCCGTGCGCCGGGCCGCCGAACGGCTGATGCAGACATGGTCTCAAGCCCCCGATGATCTGGAAGTCTGCCGAGATTTGCTGGAAGTGGTGCGCCTCTTGCCGGAGCTCTCCTTTGAGGTGAATCTCTGGCGGGTGCAAAACCTGTGGTACGAACTGGCAGGCAGCGTTTATCCGGAAAGACAGCGTCGGGCCCAGGCGGGCGACCCCCAGGCCCTAAGGTGGACGGAGCTCTTCCTGGACCTGGGCCGGGAGCTGGGCTTCAGCCAGGCGGCCCTGGCGCACCTGGCGGCGGAGGCCCCATGA